The stretch of DNA CTACACTTTGTCTACTTTGAAGTTGCTCGTAACGAGAGTTCTGTTATCCAAATTTATGACGGTATGTCAGAGAGCGATCGACTCCTAGCTTCCTGGAACATTCGCAATTTCACGCGACCTCAAAGTGTCACCAGTACTCGGGAGAAAATGTTTATCAAATTTCTAGCCGAGCCCAGGAGTCAGGTGTTAGCTCATTTCCGTGTAACTGCCGGTGTTACGAAGGCATATGATCTCAATGTTACGCAGGCAACCGTTGTGGATAATGGAGGCCGTGGAATTGCTATCGACAATCTCCGGTcacaagttcacgttcacgatTCAGTGATCTCAAACAATAAACATGCAGCAGGTTTGCATGTCACCAGTGGAGCGGGAGACATCAATGTCACCGATTCGAAAATTAGCTTCAACGTCGGAGATGGGATCAACGTAACATATTACGGCGGAAACAGAAACATTTCTAGAAGTTCCTTGAGTTCCAACCAAGGTTATGGTTTCGCCGTTTGGTTGAATCAAACTACGAAGGATCGTCAAGAATTTCTGGAATTCAATCAAAGCACCACGATTGAATACTCCAACATAGTGAACAATCTGGAGGTCGGTGTTTTGCATGGGAATTATTGTGGCGATTCTTGGGTTAACATCACCGGTAATTGGTTCAATGATAGTTCGGGCAATGCGATCGACATACAGTCTTGTTGGTTCGAAACGATCGATAATCGAAGACTGAGACTTCAAATAGGTCACAACAATTTCGAGCATTCGAACAAAATTGGAATAGTGATAACACCGGCGTTAAATTTGGAAGGGAAGATCGAGTACAATCAGTTTCTGAAAGGGAGGTATGGCTCGCTGCTCATTCGAAACAAAGCCTGGGAGGAGTTCCGTCATCTACCGGTGCGATTGATTGTGCAACATAATCATTTCATGTACAACAGGGGCATCTTCGTAGTTTCATTGGGATTATCCCCAAATACGGATCGCAAAACCCAGTGGCTACTGTTCACGAGGAATTTTgtgaaaaacaacaaaatcaaGGAAGCTTTCGGTCCACTGGAAGATGAAGGGGAAGGTCTGGGTGGAGAAGGTCGTCTGAATCCAAGGTCTCGTGTCGCCGCTCCGGTGGTAATATCTTCGAACAATGTGGACGTCTTCAGGAACATCATTTCCAATTATGAGTCCAATTACGAAGTGGGGTCGCAGTTGTCCGATCAGAGCAAGGCGTTGAATGTGACTTACAACTGGCTCGGCTATCAGGAGGAAGAGAAGATCTACGAACGGCTGTTTCATCGTAAAGATCGGTATGACTTGGCGAAAATCGAATACTTTCCCTATTTGCTGCATCACTCCAATCCGGGCACACAAACCATTGCGCAGTATGCAAAATTTGTACCATTTTTCTATAAAGAAGGTAGCGATCGCATCGGTGGGGAGGTCGATGGTCAGGAGATTCTGCCCTCTGGAAGTTATACCGTGGAGAGGGATATCAATGTGAGGCCCGGAGGCAAGCTGATCATTAACTCGGGAGTTATTCTGAACTTTGCTCCAAGTGTTGGCATGATGGTTACTGGAAAACTCGAAGCGCGAGGCCGCAAACCGGATGATATTTTGTTCACACTGAAGCGGGAAGCGGTCATGATGGAGAACGACACTACGGAAGCGATTATTATGGATACGGAGGTTGCGATGGATATCGAAACGGAGTCGTTCCTCGATGCAGAATCTACGGAACATCAAACGCCTAAGAGTCCCGTTCGGTTGGTTGGAGGTATCTCCGATCACGAGGGTAGACTGCAGGTATACACGGAGGGTCGTTGGGGTACTGTATGCGATTACGGTTGGACGATGATCAATGCGGCGTTGGTTTGCCATCAGCTCGGGTTGGCGCTCAATCCAAGGGATTGGAGGTTGCTGCGATCGGAGGTACCGGGTGCGGGTACTTCGGAAGATGTACTGCTTTCGAACGTTCGGTGTACCGAGCATGATATCGATATAACAGAGTGTCGATCTGAGCGAGCTTCTCGGGGTGAGTTCGAGAATTCTTGTAGTCACGAAAACGACGTAGGAGTTAGATGTTATGAAGGGGCTTGGGCTGGACTGCGCTTTGGAGTACTGGCTGAAAGAGCAGATCTTCAGTACGTAACTATCGAAAAGGCTGGACTGTTCGATTATATGACCGATACATTCAAGCCAGCACTTCAAATGGATTTCGCTCGGCACAATTTGGACAGTATAAGAGTGGTGGAAAATCTCCAGGATGGATTGGGGGTGATCTATTCGGATATCTACGCCGGATCGTCGGTTAACAACATAAAGAATTCAGAGTTTGCATCCAATCGTGGCAATGGAATAAGTATCAAACAGCTAGGATTGAAAATCCATGGAAGCATCATCAGAGACAATCGAGGATTTGGCATCAATCATGATTCTGTCCTGGCGGCAATGGAACAAAGGGAAATCACCAGTTGGTTCAACATGGTTCCCGATTTCAACATTGACGACTCGGAGTATAGGCCAATAATGCTACCACGTGATTCGCAAAACATCGATATTGACCAGTGGCAAATCAAACACATCATTACTCTCCCGGTACACGATGATCCGATCGAAAAGCTGATTACGATCCGTTGTCAGCCTGGATACGTGATCGGTTTCCAGCTGTTGAACCCGATTGAGAACCGATCGACGGAGGATATTTGGATATTCGATTCTTTGGCCGGTAACACAAATTCCGATGTGTGGCAGGTCAAGAGGGATCTAAGTGTGTTTCCGCTCACCACTAGCAGTTACGGTGCGATCCTTCACTACAAAAGTGGTCATAACGCTTTGGGAGGGGCCGTGCTCGTTTTGCGATCAATTCAAGCACCAGTACAAAACATCCGGAAGCGAATCGTGCGTGGTCCGGTGCCGACACTTCAGATTACATCGACGAAAATTCAACGGAATTTCCGCGGAATGACAGCCACCTATTACAATCGTTACTTGGGACAGAACAATGAACACTATCTGCGTAAGGCGAACGAGTCGATAAAGCTGGTGAACTGTGAGATCAGTCATAATCGTGAGGAAGCGATATTCGTACATTCCCCTTTCTGGGATGTTCACGAGAGTAACATTTCGGAGATAACGATCCACGTCAACAACAGTATGCTACGGGACAACGGACGAGGGATTCGGCAGTTTTCGAAGGATCTGCGATCATCAAATAACCTGTTCCACTATGTTCTGCAAGATACAACGTTGGAAAGTAACTCTTTCGGTGGGTTGGAACTCAGTTTACCGTACGTGTGGCAATACAACGAGAACTTTACCCATTCGGTGTTCCTGGGAAATGACACCTGGGTTAGAAACAGGCGATTTGGAATCCTGATCGATGGTCACTACGCCGCGGTGAATATTTCTTCCAACATTTTCATGGAGAATACTTGCGCCCAGGGTTTGATCGGATTCAAAGGAATGGAGAAGAAACTTCGGATAGATAACAATCGAATCGTGAAAAACTCCGGGAAATATATGGCAGAATTTCAGTCGGACAGTCAGAGTGAAATTTTGGGCGAAATCCCGGCGATTTTTGCGTACAATCACATCGAAAACAATGAAAAGATCGTTCCGAAGCGATCGGAAATGCGGAATTTCATTCGAGGGGACGGTGGAAACGCCAAGGAACCGACCTGTGTGATCGGATTCGGTGGCGTGCAGAAGGTGAAAATCTATCGAAACGTGATTTCGAATAATGAGCAGGACTATGACTTGATCGCCGGTATCAAATCGGCCAGATTGAATAACTTTTTGGATGTTCGGGAGAACTGGTGGGGTTCGCAGGATGAACAGCACATCCGGGCGAGGATTTTCGATTTCAACGATTGGAATAACCATGCCGAGGCGCAATACCGGCCGTACCTGATTGAGGATAGTATCGATGGAAGTGTTTCGGTGTCTGCCACAAACGATCGGACGTCTTCGACGAACAACTTGGGTGGTAAAATCATGGAAGACATCTCTGTGTTTCGCCGGGAGCAACCATATGTAGTTAATGCCGACATAACAATCATGCCGGGGGTCACAATGAGTGTCTATCCGGGAGTTGTGATGGAGTTCGCCCCGAATGTTGGGATACTGGCATTGGGAACATTGATTGCGAGGGGAACTCGCGACGGTGAGATCATCATGAAACCTCGCCAAAAATTCTCAGAAGAACTGAATCGCGTGGAGAGATCCCTCGAGAACATGGTCAACTATGATTCCATTCGACTGTGCACCAACAGAAACTGTTCCGGAAGTGAGcgagaaaacgaaaaaatacgaGAGGGCTTCCTGGAGTATTACAATCATACCACCTTGCAGTGGATTCCGATATGCGACCGAAGATTCACCGAACGCAACGCTCAGGTTGTGTGTCGTGAACTGGGTTACGATCCGCTGGATGTGTTCTTCGGACACGATCGACGCATTGAGTTCCACACAAATTCGCTGACCAGGATTTGGACATGGGTCGAACCGATGGAGTGTCATGGTGATGAGTTGAGAGTTGAAGACTGTCCTGAACGGCTGAACGGTCAACTGTACGGAAGGCGTCATGAGTGCAGATGGGATTCCGAGTTCGTGTTCATCAGCTGCAATGGAGAGCCGGAGCAGAAAAACTATTGGGGTGGAATTCGATTTGCCAATCCGGAGTTCGAAGCAAGTCTGTACGAGCATAGGATTCATGATGCAATAACTCATTCGACGGGTAGACCTGTGGAAAGTGTGTTGGAACTCGTCCGTATTGAGCGGGCTGGAATGTTACATGGCGAGAAATCACCCGCCGTGCAGACTATTTCGAAGAATCCCAGTATAAGTTTTGTGTCGATTACAAACAGTGCCCATCATGCAGTCAATTTGGTCTCGCCGAGTGATGCGATTCATTTGAACTTTTTGAACATTTCGGGTGCGTTTGGACAGGGAATCAACGCCATCTCGTTGACGGGCGAAGGTCGAGAAAGTGACGAATCCAGCTATAGTCCTCTGAAGGATTTGGATCTTCCCTACAATCTCTTCTCGATGATAGATATCTGCGATACAAATAAAGAGGTTTACCTGGAGGAGCGAGTCGTGGTTTATTACAAATACGACAACAATCCAGTAAATTgcgtcaaaattttcaaaagtgcCTATCGAGTGAAACCACTCGGATTCCGATTGCTGCAGTCGAATCTATTCAATCACTCGAAGGAATACGGCCGTCGAGATATGCTTCAGCTGTTGGACGGAGATATCTACAATGTTTCCGCAAAGGTCGTCGGAGTGATCGATGCCGATTCCGACAATCAGAAGAGATTATTCAAAACTATCGAACCCGTGCTGAGTGTGCGATTGATCGCTAGTGGTGCTCCCGCTAGACATGGTTTCATCGCGGAGGTTGTAACGCTACCGACTTCAGCAATTGGATTTAGTAAGAATTTTGTCACGTCTCTTGAGAAATAGTTTTACAGCGAAAAATTTGTTTTACAGATCGCGACGCTCATCACAACATTTCCAACTCGGAGATTCAGGACTGCGTTGGTGGAGCAATTCATTATGTGACGGTCGGCGAGGTGTCACCAATTTTAACGTTGGAAAGAAACCGTTTCATCGGAAACTGCCGACAGCTTTATGGAAACTTCTCGACCTGTGAGGCCACCGTGAGAGCAGATGTCCAAAACATGCAGTCGTTGTATTTTAGGGTAAGCTTTTGTCTGGTTATAGTCACATTTCACTCATCAACAATTCACCTCCACAGAACAACCTCGTACAGGATAATCAGGGAGGGCTGTCGATCCGGGCGGATTCACGTGGTTCGGCCACATCACTGCGTGGCTGGATCCACAATAATCTGTTTGTGAGGAACCGTAACCGGCCATCGCTGTACGTTGAAGGCCGTCAGTCGTCCCCCTATCAGGAAATTACGGTCCACAATAACTATATCACACAGAACCAGGGTGGCTACAGGGATGTGGTTGTGCTGCGACAAGTCGTGTCCAATTTCAGCTACAATTACGTGCACAGCAACAGGGGTGGTCGAATCGTGGAGGTGTCCGGATTCGACCGAGTGAGACTTCCGATTTACCAAACTACCTCGCATAATGGGTTCTACGAGTAAGTTGCTATGATTGCTGATGGAGTTGATCACTTGttcatatatatttatttgtagCAACGTTGCAACGGATTGGAGGGGGAGAGCCACGATCGTCGCTGGTACCGCCGGACAACACTACGTGGATAATATTTTTGCAAATCCAGATAATGATTACGAAATGATAACCGTTAATCGTTCCATGTAAGTAAAtcgttttattatttatattaccCACTTTGTCACCCATTCCTAAGAGGTAAGAATTGAGCATTATGAATAGTTTTTGCAAGCTGTTTTCTTAACACAAGTAAATCATCTGTTAATTCATTTCGTATTATTAGATATGTATATAGTtacgtataaagggtgtgtcacatcaaattgcatcacggaaaaaacgctgtagaaatttaatttttaggaattatatcttcagctttcgcttataatcagataagagtgtatagatcacgttggccatgcttcactgtcaatttttcgtaaatttggaaaaatgtcgtcgaacgaaaaagagcgtcgtgaattaatcctgtgcactcatttcgagaatccggagttgtcacatcgggacatcggtaagatgctgggaatcgtccaatccacggtcagcagagtactaaaacgatacttcgagaacctaaccatcgaccggaaggtgaagaacggcaaaaatggatgctccgtcagtgaaaaagatcacaagcgcgtagttaagcagtttagacgtgatccgagaagttcggtctgggatgtcgccaataagctgaatttgtcaagttcattcgtccagtggaccaagcagcgggagggcctgcgtacatacaaggttcagaaggcttctaaccgcgacgaaaggcaaaacatggtggggaagacgcgagcccggaagctgtacaccgaaatgctgacgaagccgcattgcctggtaatggacgacgaaacctacgtcaaagcggactttcatcagctgccgggcctgttgttcttctccgcagaggacaaattcagcgttccggaggagattcgcaagcagaaactatccaagtttgccaaaaagtacatggtgtggcaagcgatctgctcttgcggaaagcggagcgcccccttcgtgatgaccggcacggtaaacgggcaggtttaccttaaggagtgcctacagaagcgcttactaccactattgaagcagcacgagggcccgaccatcttatggccggatctcgcttcgtgccactattcaaaggacgtgtaggagtggtacgaagccaacggggtcacttttgtgccaaaggaaatgaacccgcccaacgcgccggagcttcgcccaatagagaaatattgggcgattatgaagcaggccttccttaagaacccaaaagttttcaaatcggaggcggacttcaagagaaaatggatttctgtttaaaaaaaactacaacctgacgttgtacagaaccttatggacggggtaaagaggaaggtgcgagcatacgggcttgggctcgaagtatgaataaaaagaaaatgccaaaagttgtttaatagtttttattttactgtctaaaattttcaaaagaatcggtctactgggcgagtttctacagcgttttttccatgatgcaatttgatgtgacacaccctttagattatGTTCAATGTCTCAAAATTTGCATGCcttatttcttttatttcacaTATATCAACTAACTCTTCTGCATGACACGCCTTCCCTCATGTGTTCGCAGATTTGAATTCCAGTATTGGAATAGGTAGGTGTAGATTTTCTTctctttttattatatttctctCACATCCGATCCATATTCGAGCTGCTGCTTATATCAATCCTACCTTTTCCCTTGAATTCAGCACCCTGGACGTGTGGAAAACCAAAATCGACGCCAAGTTGAACTACTGGAGCTACAACGAAACACTGGCGGTCGGTTCCCGCATCCGGGACCGTTTCGACGACCCGCAGCTACTGGAAGTTCAGTACTTGCCGTTGCATATGAACAACTTGACAGTGCTGGATGGCAAATGTCCCCCCGGATGGACGCTGCTGATCGACACCTGCTACATGTACGTTGGAGTACCGATGAGTTTCCACGAAGCGAGAGCGTTCTGTCGTTCCGACAACGCTTCGCTCCCCTTCATCCATGGTGACGTTTCGGCTCTATGGTTCTATCTTGAGCAACAGTCTCGCTACCTGCGCTTTGCGGAAAAAGTGTGGGTGCAGGATCCGAACTATATCGATCGATGCACCTCGTTCATCTATCGGAACGTAGAAATCGAAGAGTGTCACCAGAGACATGCATTCCTGTGCGAAATTGATCCGAAGGTGAGTGCACGGAACTGAAATCTTAACGATCATATCTAACGGTTTCAACTTTTAGGTCCAAATTGATCCGCTGTTTTGGAAGGCGGATGTCGTCGCCATAGCTATGCTTTCCGCGTTGATTCTAGTGTTTCTGCTGCTGATATGCATCTGCGTATGTTGGGTCTACAAATCTCGCTACCGACAAACTCAGCGGCTGCAACGCCGCAATAGCATTCGGCAAAGTTTGCGCAGCTTGAACAGTATTGATCCTCAGGGTTCGATTAGGAGACGAAATTTTGTAAGTACTTTTAGTGGTGTTCTCTTGTTTGAAGCTGTAAATATTTGAGCTCTTTTTAATCATGTTATCATTTAAATGCTTAGTATTACTGTATTGTAATTTCTTTTTGTTCACCTTCATTTTAATGTTACCGTTGAATACATCAAGCATTAGAAATCATTTGTTGATAATGATCATCACTAAACATGTGGAATGAAATTCGGATAGAGGAATGAAACATTTAAAATTAAACTCTCACACACCGAAGTGTACTAGAATTTCGCCCGTTATCCTTGTTCGAATTGAGTTCTGTAACGAAAACATTCATTCTATTCTAAGCAtccaaaattgagtgtacaccttaaatttctccaaCAAATTAACCTTTTTAGTAagatctttgcgaattagcgtacttttttcgtCAGTTTGTGACGTCAATGCCAAACCACTGCTTGGccagtgttggtttttgtttttcgttgatgtttgaaaaagttttttcaaaatggcaagtaagaggaaagaaatagatatcaTTACCAGCACAATGATAATTAGTAAGACTTGTCGAGTAAAGATATTGCTGACAATAGCAAATACCAAGAAAGCATAGGAAATCTCCCGGGTAGAGGACGTAAACGGATcctatcttctgatgatgaacgagtaTTTGTGTGAACATTCCAAAAGAACCCTAAAACAAAccttcctaaattgactaccgaagaagccggcatcattggaagacctATCGGCGCAGAAAttgtccggagagcagcatacaggaacaatctgagaggtcgtgttggccgtgaaaagtatttcatctcaaaggtgaatatggAAAAAACTACTGCcgtttgctaaggcatatgtaaacagacctaaggagttttgggaaaaaggtcttttatacggatgagccggaaaccaatctctttgaatcgaATAGGAAACGACAATTACGGAAATGTTGGAGgcacttccgtctacagtgaccagaaatATCTCCTCGTCGCTTGCaggaagtgctggacgccaaagaagggccataccaaatactaggagattgatttttgttatctgttaacatttctgaactgatttcaattagcttttcgaaaaaaaaaaatcaaactgtacactcaattttgcgacgttttaattggagattttttgtttgtatttaaacatgaagtaaaaatgtgaccatttttttttcttatcactacatgagagtaaaatggatcgattttacgatgaatataagtcgcatttaattatttactttataaccccgaaaaactcaaaaataacagcggcacgagttgtatactcaattttgcgattgactctAACACtctaaaacagatttttttcatgCTCATCATGTTTTAGCTTTGAACCATTGGAAACAGGAGTCGAATTTTGAAAATGGAATATCCTCAGTATTACTTATAATGTAATGTTTAGCGGCAGATTCCGATCAACATAGATTATGTTTTGTTCGTTTCCATTTGGCGTCAttctataatataatatatcagccatttcatgccaaaccgatatagtggttctcagattttcgtgaaaagtggtagttttgttccttactgcaaaatattagacccgtattttattgtttttttattagggtgcccaccATGGTTACCATATCttcagaataatctgtatttatacagatttttcataccttttgaaaccaagaatctgtagatacagattacagattttttttggttttaatacagatttacagatttttgaaaataacgaTATAGTACTATAGTAgtgctttctcatgctcaatctcaagcgaaaagatgcaaaagtctgcgtaatcggctagctttacaataaatatatttcactgtttatttttttcctactaaagcatAGTGAATACGAATGTTTATGTGGTTGATGGTATCTACGTAAACATTCAACAATCATTCATTCGTCAAATTCATgataagattatgcttcaagattgaacttatgaatataaccctttgcggtcgtattaaattacgacatgtgtgtcgtactggtcccatttttttacatgatgta from Toxorhynchites rutilus septentrionalis strain SRP chromosome 3, ASM2978413v1, whole genome shotgun sequence encodes:
- the LOC129775387 gene encoding protein bark beetle isoform X2; protein product: MDRKFVESDINFNSKRPISETDRVRMLPPKRLCWKNRWKIPWDVGAFLWVVLLVASSVTVSLGQENGESGSDHPDRDFENIAQASKEIITNHISNKESGGLKDESRYEYENELPSESGLHYTEISGDVVLGEKILRASESPYSLKTDLEVERRARLIIEPGVTIYFAPMVGITVRGSLVALGSSENKIIFSSLPNSGYKDAASDPREVGARLVDGPSPLAGRLQLLSKGKWRSVCTNSKNWTISNYETVCRQMGYKGGRFWYWMDRIQNYAPRLLYEDPRCVGTEGSIFDCAWESRQIGSGVCDYHSDIGIQCLPLFDKVTPHWRGIRFENAESKETLAHNHILYDFISLSELRNVEIIRAGTGRGGSVEAAIMVLGVPPILDHVLIDHSSFTGINVTRHDAAFNFKDVTVRRSNGFGIFVNSSYGSTLLDGVTVSENGADGIRYVGHDLRAHERTDRSKLFDFCTLTTTAWQIYPLHLSFEQSQFALSQKQCSQSLTTGNSYVLTLHFVYFEVARNESSVIQIYDGMSESDRLLASWNIRNFTRPQSVTSTREKMFIKFLAEPRSQVLAHFRVTAGVTKAYDLNVTQATVVDNGGRGIAIDNLRSQVHVHDSVISNNKHAAGLHVTSGAGDINVTDSKISFNVGDGINVTYYGGNRNISRSSLSSNQGYGFAVWLNQTTKDRQEFLEFNQSTTIEYSNIVNNLEVGVLHGNYCGDSWVNITGNWFNDSSGNAIDIQSCWFETIDNRRLRLQIGHNNFEHSNKIGIVITPALNLEGKIEYNQFLKGRYGSLLIRNKAWEEFRHLPVRLIVQHNHFMYNRGIFVVSLGLSPNTDRKTQWLLFTRNFVKNNKIKEAFGPLEDEGEGLGGEGRLNPRSRVAAPVVISSNNVDVFRNIISNYESNYEVGSQLSDQSKALNVTYNWLGYQEEEKIYERLFHRKDRYDLAKIEYFPYLLHHSNPGTQTIAQYAKFVPFFYKEGSDRIGGEVDGQEILPSGSYTVERDINVRPGGKLIINSGVILNFAPSVGMMVTGKLEARGRKPDDILFTLKREAVMMENDTTEAIIMDTEVAMDIETESFLDAESTEHQTPKSPVRLVGGISDHEGRLQVYTEGRWGTVCDYGWTMINAALVCHQLGLALNPRDWRLLRSEVPGAGTSEDVLLSNVRCTEHDIDITECRSERASRGEFENSCSHENDVGVRCYEGAWAGLRFGVLAERADLQYVTIEKAGLFDYMTDTFKPALQMDFARHNLDSIRVVENLQDGLGVIYSDIYAGSSVNNIKNSEFASNRGNGISIKQLGLKIHGSIIRDNRGFGINHDSVLAAMEQREITSWFNMVPDFNIDDSEYRPIMLPRDSQNIDIDQWQIKHIITLPVHDDPIEKLITIRCQPGYVIGFQLLNPIENRSTEDIWIFDSLAGNTNSDVWQVKRDLSVFPLTTSSYGAILHYKSGHNALGGAVLVLRSIQAPVQNIRKRIVRGPVPTLQITSTKIQRNFRGMTATYYNRYLGQNNEHYLRKANESIKLVNCEISHNREEAIFVHSPFWDVHESNISEITIHVNNSMLRDNGRGIRQFSKDLRSSNNLFHYVLQDTTLESNSFGGLELSLPYVWQYNENFTHSVFLGNDTWVRNRRFGILIDGHYAAVNISSNIFMENTCAQGLIGFKGMEKKLRIDNNRIVKNSGKYMAEFQSDSQSEILGEIPAIFAYNHIENNEKIVPKRSEMRNFIRGDGGNAKEPTCVIGFGGVQKVKIYRNVISNNEQDYDLIAGIKSARLNNFLDVRENWWGSQDEQHIRARIFDFNDWNNHAEAQYRPYLIEDSIDGSVSVSATNDRTSSTNNLGGKIMEDISVFRREQPYVVNADITIMPGVTMSVYPGVVMEFAPNVGILALGTLIARGTRDGEIIMKPRQKFSEELNRVERSLENMVNYDSIRLCTNRNCSGSERENEKIREGFLEYYNHTTLQWIPICDRRFTERNAQVVCRELGYDPLDVFFGHDRRIEFHTNSLTRIWTWVEPMECHGDELRVEDCPERLNGQLYGRRHECRWDSEFVFISCNGEPEQKNYWGGIRFANPEFEASLYEHRIHDAITHSTGRPVESVLELVRIERAGMLHGEKSPAVQTISKNPSISFVSITNSAHHAVNLVSPSDAIHLNFLNISGAFGQGINAISLTGEGRESDESSYSPLKDLDLPYNLFSMIDICDTNKEVYLEERVVVYYKYDNNPVNCVKIFKSAYRVKPLGFRLLQSNLFNHSKEYGRRDMLQLLDGDIYNVSAKVVGVIDADSDNQKRLFKTIEPVLSVRLIASGAPARHGFIAEVVTLPTSAIGFNRDAHHNISNSEIQDCVGGAIHYVTVGEVSPILTLERNRFIGNCRQLYGNFSTCEATVRADVQNMQSLYFRNNLVQDNQGGLSIRADSRGSATSLRGWIHNNLFVRNRNRPSLYVEGRQSSPYQEITVHNNYITQNQGGYRDVVVLRQVVSNFSYNYVHSNRGGRIVEVSGFDRVRLPIYQTTSHNGFYDNVATDWRGRATIVAGTAGQHYVDNIFANPDNDYEMITVNRSITLDVWKTKIDAKLNYWSYNETLAVGSRIRDRFDDPQLLEVQYLPLHMNNLTVLDGKCPPGWTLLIDTCYMYVGVPMSFHEARAFCRSDNASLPFIHGDVSALWFYLEQQSRYLRFAEKVWVQDPNYIDRCTSFIYRNVEIEECHQRHAFLCEIDPKVQIDPLFWKADVVAIAMLSALILVFLLLICICVCWVYKSRYRQTQRLQRRNSIRQSLRSLNSIDPQGSIRRRNFVVSRSTDTLKSATTGTTDYKKMASNGSIESVDKSVLSSETNYDMYEKQEQPYSNDYTEQLKSQLGYSDGPTNGGSDFMQHSNGNSPTRTKVYGLPSYASNGGSTAFELAFRNEGFRDNSTTYSGVTRNNSVNTAINEDTPIIHYTGENDEAGLDYYGNSSTLPMRVKGDNLSFLNELKNRLPEYEPLPSSTSHSSFLPAPPEPPGNNTSQLSASTLPYDKKIDRLNFSSPHEYQQPSIQVRRPAEPEPPSADAREIRRPESYMKALKKYAIPGRERESIIPPPRTDNVRPKTLYEASNETSPPTSPRRSNYERSRSEALLETNFDETLPPMPTMLSSDSRSYSQPLETAM